The following are encoded together in the Gemmatimonadaceae bacterium genome:
- a CDS encoding 2Fe-2S iron-sulfur cluster-binding protein — protein MTSRALTVTIDGRRVSVAAGASVAVALLDADVVRFRRSVRGEPRGPVCGMGICYECRVTIDGAAHQRACLVDCEEGMVIETGAPPRD, from the coding sequence ATGACGTCGCGCGCGCTGACCGTGACGATCGATGGCCGCCGCGTGTCGGTGGCGGCCGGCGCCTCGGTAGCCGTCGCGCTGCTCGATGCAGACGTGGTGCGCTTTCGCCGCTCGGTGCGCGGCGAGCCGCGCGGGCCGGTGTGCGGCATGGGCATCTGTTATGAATGCCGCGTGACGATCGACGGTGCGGCGCACCAACGCGCCTGCCTCGTGGATTGCGAAGAAGGGATGGTGATCGAGACCGGAGCGCCGCCGCGTGACTGA